The window TGCCTGGCCCTTGGCCTGCGTGATCGGCAGGCCGGTATCGAACGTCTCAAGCTCGGCGAGGCGGGCTTCCTGTGCCTCCACCGCATCAGCGATCTTGTTTAGCACGCGGGCACGTTCGCGCGGCTTCATCTTCGGCCACGGGCCATTGACGAACGCTTCGCGGGCGGCGGCGACGGCGAGGTCGATATCTTCCTTCTGGCCTGCAGCGGCGGTGGCGTAATTGCCGTTCGATACCGGGTCCAGGACGTCGAAGGTCTTGCCGGACACGGAATCAACGAACTCGCCGTTGATGAAGTGCTGGATATGGGACGGCAGGTTCTCGGGAATGTAGTGCTTGGTGGTCTCTACGGAGGTCGTCATCGTTGTCTTCCTTTTCTTCCAACGCGGGGTCACTTATGGCCCCTTCAGGGGGTGTTTAAGGGCCATAAGTGACCCCGCGTTGCTTTAGTTGGCAGTTATTGCTTGGCTTGGGCCAGGTACGCGTCCAGGGTGGCGGCGCGGTGTTGGCGGGCTGCCTTTTCTATGGTGTCGGCGTCTGCTGCGCTCTCGATGAGCTGCAGCAGCGCCTCGTGTTCGCGTACGGATTCCTGCGCACGGCCGGGGACGAATCGGAACGTTGACGAGCGAAGTGACGCCAGCCTGTTCCAGCCCCGGTGGACGAGGTCCAGAATGTGCGGATTGGGGCAATGTTCGAACAGGACACTGTGGAAGTCCTGGTTCAACGCCGTGAAGCGGACGGGGTCGAAATGCTCCAGGCACTCACGCATCTCGTCGTTCACAGCACGCGCCCGGGCAATGGAGACCGGATCGATCAGCGGTGCGGACAACGCCGTGGCAGCACCCTCAACGATGCTCAGCGTCTGCATCGTATAGAGGTACTCGGTGGGGTCGATCCCGGACACCGTCGCGCCCACGTTCCGCTCGAACTTCACCAGCCCTTCGGCTTCCAGGCGGCGGATCGCTTCCCTCACGGGGACCACGCTGAAGCCCAGGTCCTCGGCGATCTTGGCGAGTACCAACCGGTACCCCGGCGTATAAGCGCCCTCCACGATCCGCGCCTTCACGGCGGCATACGCCTGTTGGGACTTGCTTTCGACGGCGGTTTCAGTCACTGTGGGCTCCTTCCGCGGCTTGCTGGCGGGCGGACCATTCGGTTGTGACCCACTCCGCGTAGCGCGCCTGCCATTCCTTGTTCATCGGATACAGCCCATCAACGCTGTTGCCCTCTTGGACCATCTGGAAGATGAACGTCTCTTCCTTCTCCTGCTGAATGCAGTCGTCCACCAGTTCCTCTGCGATGACCGGCGGGATCACTAGGATCCCGTCCGAATCGGCCACGATGATGTCCCCGGGCTGCACGGTCGCGCCACCACACGCGATGGTGATGTCCGTGTCCCACGGGATGTGCCTGCGCCCGAGGACTGCGGGGTGGGGGTTTGCGAAGTAGGTGGGCATCTCCAGGTCAGCCACTGCGGAGTAGTCGCGGACGCCGCCGTCGGTAATGATCGCGGCAGCTCCCCGGACCTGGGCACGCAGCGCCAGGATGTCGCCCACGGTGCCGGTGCCTTTCTCACCACGGGCTTCCATGACCAGGATTTCTCCTTCGTTCACGGAGTCGATGGCGCGCTTCTGGGCATTGAATCCGCCGCCATGGGTCTTGAAGAGATCCTCGCGGTTGGGCACATAACGCAGGGTCCGGGCCAGGCCCACCACCTTGCGGTCCGGCCGGGTGGCCTGCAGGCCGTCGATGCTCACGTTGTTCAGTCCGCGCTTACGCAGCTGGGAAGACAAGGTGGCGGTAGCGACGGACTCCAGCTTTGCCTTCAGTTCCGGGGTCAGGACACGTGCGGCAGCCGCCGGTACCGAAGCCTCCAGCCCTGCCGCTTCCCGCGAGCCGTACGCTTCCTCCCGCTGGGTGTCATCAGTCTTGGGCCGGGCACCGAAGTCCGCGAACGGCGTCGTGCCTTCCGTTACTTTGGTGGCCAAACGGCCGCTGCTGAAATCACCGCCGGTGACCTCAATTTCGACGACGTCACCTGGCTTGGCCACGGAGGCGCCGGCGGGGGTGCCGGTGAGGATGATGTCGCCCTCTTCGAGCGTCAGGAGCTGGGAGAGGTCCGCCACGAGCTGCGCGAACGGGAAGAGCAGATCCTCGGTGGTGTCGTCCTGCACGAGGTCCCCGTTGTGCCAGGTGCGGATCCGCAGCTGGGTGGGGTCCACGGCGTCGGCCGGAATCAGCGCGGGTCCAACGGGAGTGAACCCGTCGCCGCCCTTGGACCGGACGTTGGAGCCCTTGTCTGCGTAGCGGAGATCGTAGACGCCCAGGTCGTTGGACGCGGTAACCCACTCGACGTGACTCCAAGCGTCTTCCAACCCCACGCGGCGGGCGGACTTGCCGATGACCAGAGCGATCTCGCCCTCGTAGCCCAAAAGTTCGCAACCGGCCGGACGCTCAACCGTGCCGGGAACATCCACGGAGCCGAGCGCCAAAGACGAGGACGGCTTCAGGAAGTACGACGGCTGCTCAGGAGTACGGCCACGCTGGGCAGCACGGCTGGGGTAATTGATGTGGACGGCAATGACTTTGCGCGTCCGGGCCAGCATGTCCTGGCTGACTTCCTGGGTCCGGAACTCCAGTGTCACGGCGCCTCCTCCTGATCAAACATTTATCAAGTACGAAATCGTATACGATAACTATGGACCGGAAACGTGATCCGCGTCAACCCCTCCCCCGAAACCCAACTGGGGCATGCTGTACTCAAGTGAGGGGCAGGAGGGGACACCATGGAGCACGAGAAATCGCCGGAGATGTTGAGGTTCGCCGATAGCGCGGAATGGGAACACTGGCTCACCGCCAACCACGCCACTGAGGCCCAAGCCTGGCTGGTGATCGGCAAGAAGAACTCAGGTGCCGGACTCATCAGCATCGAAGACGCCCTGGACGGCGCACTCTGCTTCGGCTGGATCGATGGCCAACGGCGCGGACACGACGAGAAAACCTTCCTGCAGCGTTACTCGCGTCGCAGGGCCCGGAGTTCATGGTCGCAGGTGAACGTGGGCAAAGTGGAGGCCCTGATCCAGGCTGGACGCATGCGGCCGGCGGGCTTCGCCGAGATAGACGCCGCGAAGGCTGACGGCCGCTGGGAAGCGGCCTACGTTTCGCAGGCCAACGCCCAAGTTCCGGAAGACCTGATGGCGGCCCTCGTTGGCGACGACGCCGCCAGCCAAGCCTTCGATCGCCTCGGCAAGACGGAGAGGTACCTCATCATCCTGCAGGTCCTCAAAGCCCGCACGCCTGAGCTGCGCGCAAAAGTGCTGGCGAAAGCCTTGGAGAAGTTGGCGAAGGGAAGCTAGCCACTCTTACAAACTGTCGGCGGGCTCCCGTAGGGTACCGGCATGGACATCATCCTTGTACCCGGTTTCTGGTTGGACGCGTCGTCGTGGGAGGAGGTGACGCCGCCGCTGGTGGCCGCCGGACACACGGTCCATCCACTAACGCTGCCCGGACTGGAGTCGGTGGATGCCCCACGCGCGGGCATCGGCCTCCGGACACACATCGATGCCGTGGTGAAGAAGGTGGACTCCCTGGAGGGCAAAGTGGTCCTGGTGGGCCACTCAGGTGGCGGCGCCATCATCCATGGCGTCGCGGATGCCCGCCCTGACCGGGTAGCCCGAGCCATCTACGTGGACAGCGGACCACTCGGTGAGGGCGGGGTCATCAATGACGAACTGCCCGACGACGGCGACGACCTTCCGCTGCCGCCGTGGGAATTGTTCGAGGAAGAAGACCTCATTGACCTGACGAACGAGCTAAAAGAGGCCTTCCGCGCGCGGGCTATCCCGCAACCCAAGGGCGTGGCTTTTGACCAGCAGCACCTCAGCGAGGTCCGACGCTACGACGTTCCGGCCACTATCATCGCCTGCCAATTCCCGTCGTCGCTCCTCAAGGAGTGGATGGACGCCGGGCACCCGTTCACGGCGGAACTCGCCCGGATCCGGGACGTCAACTACATAGACCTGCCCACGGGCCATTGGCCGCAGTTCACCAAGCCCAAGCAACTGGGCGAGGCGATACTGACTGCGGTGGGACGCGCCGGGTGACCCTCGATGTCAGGGCTTGGGCGGCGTGTTGGTGGCCGGTCCTTCCGGTGCAGCGCCGCCCTCGCCAGTCCAGTCGTTTCCCGTGGTGTCATCCAGGGCAGGATCAGATACGACATCCGAGTGAATAGTTGGCCCTGCTTTAGCGGTGGAGGAAGAGCCTGTGTGCTGGCCCGGCTTGGGGGTGGCGATACCCGGGAACATAGTCTCAGCCCTTTCCATCAGCTTCTTGCCGGCCTCATACAGGTTGTCCAGAATATCCGGCACCGATTCTTGGACGGCCTCCGTGGCCTGGTGCACATTCTCTTGAACTTCGGGGTTCTTCCACAGCTTCTCAGTGCCTCCGCGGATCCGCCGATACACCTCCGACCAGGACTTCGAACCCCAAACGTAGCCGACAGCCACGCCTACGGCGAACAATGCTTTCCCTTTCACAGCAATCACTCCTTCCGAGGTGTTATTCCTCGACATTAGCCCCGCAGGCCATGCCGTGTCACCTGAACTTTGATGGCGGGGTGGGTTAACACGCATTTGCCGAAATAAATCGGTCGACTAAAGCGTTACGTCAACAAGCGGATATTCGCAGGAGGCAACCGCATCCGGCGAAACCGCGGGGACCTGCAAGTCGGAGGCGTCGGCCGGCAGTCGAGGGCAACCTGAAGCAGTCGGGCGGGAAAGCAGAGGACGCTTTCAAGAGAGTTCCAGACTCCCTTGAAGGGCCGTCAGGCAGCGGATCCGCGGCATTCCGGGCCTGCAAGCAAGGACTGACTAATAGTCAGGTTACTTGCTACCAGCCGCGGGAGCCGCTAGCGTTACTGATGTAGTACCGAGTCTGACCCAATCGGCAGGAGTGCTTTATTGGCTGCATCTAATAAATTCATCGGGGTTTCACACTAGTTCCAATTCCCCACATTCCATAGGGCCTTCAGGGGCCCCATTACGGTGCCTACATCTTGGAACAGGCACCCGGTGAAATTACTCGCTTCATCACGTTCATGGAATTTCCATCAACAAGAAAGTAGGAGCAAAAATGGGTTTCTTTGGTTTTCTTCTGCTCGGTCTTTTGGCCGGCGCTATCGCAAAGCTTATTCTTCCGGGCCGCCAGGGTGGCGGCTGGCTGATCACCCTCCTGTTGGGCGTCGTCGGCGCACTCCTGGGTGGCTGGATCGGCGGGCTCATCTTCGGAACGGGCCTGCAGGAATTCTTCTCCCTCACCACGTGGCTTCTCGCTATCGGCGGCTCCATCATTGTGCTGCTGATCTACGGCCTGGTCACTGGTCGCAAGGCCACTCATGGCTGATCACCAGAACAAGGACGCCAACGGCGACGAACTCGAAGGCCAGTACTCCGAGGGCGACTACGGGAAGACCGGCGTATCGCCGGAAACCCTGAAGGATGACGCCGGCGGCGACTACACCGAAGGTGACTACGCCGAGAAGACGGTGCCTTCGGCAGACGCCGAGTTAGACGAACACAACACGGAGGACACTCCGAAGGACCGGCCGTTCTCCTCCGAACCGGACGAAGAATCTGGCTCGAGCCACGCGTAACATCTGAATACACTCAAGAACCCGGAG is drawn from Arthrobacter sp. 31Y and contains these coding sequences:
- a CDS encoding GntR family transcriptional regulator, with amino-acid sequence MTETAVESKSQQAYAAVKARIVEGAYTPGYRLVLAKIAEDLGFSVVPVREAIRRLEAEGLVKFERNVGATVSGIDPTEYLYTMQTLSIVEGAATALSAPLIDPVSIARARAVNDEMRECLEHFDPVRFTALNQDFHSVLFEHCPNPHILDLVHRGWNRLASLRSSTFRFVPGRAQESVREHEALLQLIESAADADTIEKAARQHRAATLDAYLAQAKQ
- a CDS encoding fumarylacetoacetate hydrolase family protein; this translates as MLARTRKVIAVHINYPSRAAQRGRTPEQPSYFLKPSSSLALGSVDVPGTVERPAGCELLGYEGEIALVIGKSARRVGLEDAWSHVEWVTASNDLGVYDLRYADKGSNVRSKGGDGFTPVGPALIPADAVDPTQLRIRTWHNGDLVQDDTTEDLLFPFAQLVADLSQLLTLEEGDIILTGTPAGASVAKPGDVVEIEVTGGDFSSGRLATKVTEGTTPFADFGARPKTDDTQREEAYGSREAAGLEASVPAAAARVLTPELKAKLESVATATLSSQLRKRGLNNVSIDGLQATRPDRKVVGLARTLRYVPNREDLFKTHGGGFNAQKRAIDSVNEGEILVMEARGEKGTGTVGDILALRAQVRGAAAIITDGGVRDYSAVADLEMPTYFANPHPAVLGRRHIPWDTDITIACGGATVQPGDIIVADSDGILVIPPVIAEELVDDCIQQEKEETFIFQMVQEGNSVDGLYPMNKEWQARYAEWVTTEWSARQQAAEGAHSD
- a CDS encoding YdeI/OmpD-associated family protein, translating into MEHEKSPEMLRFADSAEWEHWLTANHATEAQAWLVIGKKNSGAGLISIEDALDGALCFGWIDGQRRGHDEKTFLQRYSRRRARSSWSQVNVGKVEALIQAGRMRPAGFAEIDAAKADGRWEAAYVSQANAQVPEDLMAALVGDDAASQAFDRLGKTERYLIILQVLKARTPELRAKVLAKALEKLAKGS
- a CDS encoding alpha/beta fold hydrolase, producing MDIILVPGFWLDASSWEEVTPPLVAAGHTVHPLTLPGLESVDAPRAGIGLRTHIDAVVKKVDSLEGKVVLVGHSGGGAIIHGVADARPDRVARAIYVDSGPLGEGGVINDELPDDGDDLPLPPWELFEEEDLIDLTNELKEAFRARAIPQPKGVAFDQQHLSEVRRYDVPATIIACQFPSSLLKEWMDAGHPFTAELARIRDVNYIDLPTGHWPQFTKPKQLGEAILTAVGRAG
- a CDS encoding GlsB/YeaQ/YmgE family stress response membrane protein, whose translation is MGFFGFLLLGLLAGAIAKLILPGRQGGGWLITLLLGVVGALLGGWIGGLIFGTGLQEFFSLTTWLLAIGGSIIVLLIYGLVTGRKATHG